One genomic region from Campylobacter sp. RM5004 encodes:
- a CDS encoding MetQ/NlpA family ABC transporter substrate-binding protein, with amino-acid sequence MKKLLISLCLLGLVNANDKIISIGVTPYPTAMILENVKDLVAEQGYELKIVEFNDYILPNYAVNDEELDANFTQTKPFLDSFNEERGSDLVSAGKIFIGPMAAYSKTIKNIKDLPKNALVYIPSDPINGTRALELLAKSNLIEFSENSKTKTILDISKNPLNLNIKEIEAPQLTRTLNECDLAVINTNYALLAKLNPIKDSILHEDSTSDYASVLAVKSKNINSQKTKVLLKAMQSEKMREFLNKNFKDILIPSF; translated from the coding sequence ATGAAAAAATTATTAATATCTTTATGTTTGTTAGGTCTAGTAAATGCTAATGATAAAATAATTAGCATAGGTGTTACTCCGTATCCAACTGCAATGATTTTAGAAAATGTAAAAGACTTAGTTGCTGAGCAAGGTTATGAATTAAAAATAGTTGAATTTAATGATTATATTTTGCCAAATTATGCAGTAAATGATGAAGAATTAGATGCGAATTTTACCCAAACAAAGCCTTTTTTAGATAGCTTTAACGAAGAGCGTGGAAGTGATTTAGTAAGTGCAGGAAAGATTTTTATAGGACCTATGGCAGCTTATTCAAAAACTATAAAAAATATAAAAGATTTGCCTAAAAATGCTTTAGTTTATATTCCAAGCGATCCTATTAATGGAACTAGAGCTTTAGAATTATTAGCAAAAAGTAATTTGATAGAATTTAGCGAAAACTCTAAAACAAAAACCATTTTAGATATAAGCAAAAATCCACTAAATCTTAATATAAAAGAAATAGAAGCACCACAATTAACAAGAACCCTAAATGAGTGCGATTTAGCAGTAATTAATACAAATTACGCATTACTTGCTAAGCTAAATCCTATTAAAGATTCAATACTGCATGAAGATAGCACAAGTGATTATGCAAGCGTTTTAGCTGTTAAGAGTAAAAATATAAACTCTCAAAAAACAAAAGTTCTTCTTAAAGCAATGCAAAGTGAAAAAATGAGAGAATTTTTAAATAAAAATTTCAAGGATATATTAATTCCTAGTTTTTAA
- a CDS encoding class I SAM-dependent methyltransferase: protein MLKAANISKISFASLYKEQKSLSDFKSKSPNEWDKKANSFSDFKKHEIYVKEFLKRVNFKDCSSLLDFACGSGFLAQYSNLDDITLCDFSSKMLEIAKQNCPNAKIINGSFDDLNGSWDLVYASRCLDVLDLESALKTLLKVCNKRLYFTYKIDNSYIHEKIINALDLDIIATPNYIYAANILHELGYFFTLDKISIKNENYYKDYESLKKSVEFSYKTLNPIQDEKLQELFKNDKDLNKQELSWALFCVEK, encoded by the coding sequence ATGCTAAAAGCTGCAAATATTTCTAAAATCTCTTTTGCTTCTTTATATAAAGAGCAAAAGAGCTTAAGTGATTTTAAGAGCAAAAGTCCTAATGAATGGGATAAAAAAGCTAATAGTTTTAGTGATTTTAAAAAGCATGAAATTTATGTTAAAGAGTTTTTAAAAAGGGTTAATTTTAAAGATTGTTCTAGTTTGCTTGACTTTGCTTGTGGGAGTGGCTTTTTAGCACAATACTCTAATTTAGACGATATTACATTATGTGATTTTTCATCTAAAATGCTAGAAATTGCTAAACAAAATTGCCCTAATGCTAAGATTATTAATGGCTCATTTGATGATTTAAACGGCTCTTGGGATTTGGTGTATGCTAGTAGATGTTTAGATGTTTTAGACTTAGAAAGTGCTTTAAAAACCTTGCTTAAAGTTTGCAATAAAAGACTTTATTTTACTTATAAAATAGATAATTCTTACATTCATGAAAAAATAATAAATGCCTTAGATTTAGATATAATCGCAACTCCAAATTATATTTATGCGGCAAATATTTTGCACGAATTAGGATATTTTTTCACACTTGATAAAATAAGCATAAAAAATGAAAATTATTATAAAGATTATGAAAGTTTGAAAAAAAGCGTTGAGTTTTCTTACAAAACACTAAATCCTATTCAAGATGAAAAATTACAAGAATTATTCAAAAATGACAAAGATTTAAACAAACAAGAACTAAGCTGGGCTTTATTTTGCGTTGAAAAATAA
- a CDS encoding MFS transporter produces the protein MNKNTIILSFIIASRFFGLFIVLPVISLYSHELEGANNVLAGLIVGIYAIFQMIFSIPFGAISDKIGRKKTMFIGLIIFIIGCLICANANDIYTMLAGRILQGMGAIGGVATAMIADLTSEKDRAKAMALMGGAIGLSFVVAIVSGSLVASFFGLGALFYISAILSVLCVVLLWFLPKETAWQKQDKIPFKEAFLSANLNKLYITCFLQKMLTSSTFMIIPLSFVNVFHKNSDDLWIVYSVAMFFGFLAMGVGGVVGESKGKSKTILLSGVALFCLSSLVFLSSNYYLFFLAVVMYFIAFCLHEPIMQSSISKICKARQKGLVLGFSNSCGYFGSFLGAFLCGVFMQANLHDEFLIIIAIICVAWFVMLKNMDNPNDYKTYKSTSLPKVENEFIIDINKKDDFYLIKYNRAKLSEEELKALF, from the coding sequence ATGAATAAAAACACCATAATTTTAAGCTTTATAATTGCATCAAGATTTTTTGGACTTTTTATAGTATTGCCTGTAATTAGCCTTTATTCGCATGAATTAGAAGGAGCTAATAATGTTTTAGCAGGTCTTATTGTTGGTATTTATGCGATATTTCAAATGATTTTTAGCATTCCATTCGGAGCTATTAGTGATAAAATCGGGCGTAAAAAAACAATGTTTATAGGACTAATTATTTTTATAATAGGTTGTTTAATCTGTGCTAATGCAAATGATATTTATACCATGCTAGCTGGTAGGATTTTGCAAGGTATGGGGGCTATTGGCGGTGTTGCAACTGCGATGATTGCTGATCTTACAAGTGAAAAAGATAGAGCAAAAGCAATGGCTTTAATGGGCGGTGCTATTGGACTTAGCTTTGTTGTAGCTATTGTGAGTGGTTCTCTTGTTGCTAGTTTTTTTGGTCTTGGGGCTTTATTTTATATTAGTGCGATTTTAAGTGTTTTATGTGTTGTTTTATTGTGGTTTTTGCCAAAAGAAACAGCTTGGCAAAAGCAAGATAAAATCCCTTTTAAAGAAGCATTTTTAAGTGCAAATCTAAATAAACTTTATATAACCTGTTTTTTACAAAAAATGCTAACTTCAAGCACATTTATGATAATTCCACTTAGTTTTGTAAATGTATTTCATAAAAATAGCGATGATTTGTGGATAGTTTATAGTGTTGCTATGTTTTTTGGATTTTTAGCGATGGGAGTTGGTGGAGTTGTAGGCGAATCAAAAGGCAAAAGCAAAACGATTTTACTTAGCGGAGTTGCTTTATTTTGCTTATCTTCACTTGTGTTTTTAAGCTCAAATTATTATTTATTTTTCTTAGCTGTTGTGATGTATTTCATTGCATTTTGCTTACATGAACCTATTATGCAAAGCTCAATTTCTAAGATTTGCAAAGCAAGACAAAAAGGCTTAGTTTTAGGATTTTCTAATTCTTGCGGATATTTTGGCTCGTTTTTAGGAGCGTTTTTGTGTGGTGTTTTTATGCAAGCAAATTTACATGATGAGTTTTTAATAATTATTGCAATTATTTGTGTAGCTTGGTTTGTTATGCTAAAAAACATGGATAATCCGAATGATTATAAAACTTACAAATCTACAAGCTTACCTAAAGTAGAAAATGAATTTATAATTGATATTAATAAAAAAGATGATTTTTATTTGATTAAATACAATCGTGCAAAATTAAGTGAAGAAGAATTAAAAGCTTTATTTTAA
- a CDS encoding Dps family protein, producing the protein MSLEKQLLQLQADAHALFLKFHNYHWNVKGLQFFALHSYTEEAYEKMATMFDDCAERLLQLGHKAIVCPKVLMETSKAPTTDKTCFEATELVGLILADYEYLLAEFKKLNKLAEDAGDTTTAAYAQEQIAGYEKSIWMLKSTGATSCCVK; encoded by the coding sequence ATGTCATTAGAAAAACAATTATTACAATTACAAGCTGATGCTCACGCATTATTTTTAAAGTTTCACAACTATCACTGGAATGTAAAAGGCTTACAATTTTTCGCTCTTCATTCATATACTGAAGAAGCTTACGAAAAAATGGCTACTATGTTTGATGATTGTGCAGAAAGATTATTGCAATTAGGACATAAAGCAATAGTTTGCCCAAAAGTTTTAATGGAAACTTCAAAAGCCCCTACAACTGATAAAACTTGCTTTGAGGCAACTGAATTAGTAGGTTTAATTTTAGCTGATTATGAATACTTACTAGCTGAGTTTAAAAAGCTAAACAAATTAGCTGAAGATGCAGGCGATACAACAACTGCAGCTTATGCTCAAGAGCAAATCGCAGGATATGAAAAGTCAATTTGGATGCTAAAAAGCACAGGTGCAACTAGCTGCTGCGTTAAGTAA